ttttttgaaaattctCCAACCAGGGGAGTGTTCATTGCTCTTTCTTTCCCAAGTTAATAGTAACATAAGAAAACTATTCAGGTAGAAACGATGCACTCGGTCAATTTAATGTCTTTCTCAGTGGAAgcaatgaaaaattcatactttttcaagaatttcaaatgaggAAATTCAAGATAGTACTTTTAGAGACTGACAATTGGCAACGAAATAATCGGTTGGGCATGTTTATAAAGTGTAATTTAGGATAACAGATGCTCTGTCTATGAACTAAgctttatatttttgatatGTCTCTATACAACATAATTTTTCCCATTCTGTGGTACTTGATTCTCCCATAAGTTTTCCATTTGAAGAGTAATTTATAAAATGCAAGAAATATACTTAGCTTCTACTCTTATGAATCTTAAGATGATATGAACTTAACGTTGTTCATTGTTAGACTAATAGAAAGAGTCAATATTGATAACTCTGGAAACCTAAATCGTTTTATACGACtgcatttttatttattacGTAAGTTgagataataaattttccCAGAACGGATAAAACTTACCAACAAAGAATTATATCCATAAACAGTAAAAGGGATCTTTTACCTGATTCAGATCTAGTAATAATAAGTGAATTATTTCAGatacaaaaaataaaaagatCGACCTTTAGTACAATATGTCCGAGGAACAAAATATAGAAAAGGATGATAGCATCGTAGCAGATTCTCCTGCTTCGAATCAAAAGGAGAGAagaaagattgaaattaaattcatagaaaacaaaacaagACGTCATGTTACTTTTTCTAAGAGAAAGCATGGTATTATGAAGAAAGCTTTTGAATTGTCGGTCTTAACTGGTACTCAAGTGTTGCTACTTATCGTCTCTGAGACAGGGTTGGTATATACTTTCAGTACGCCTAAATTCGAACCAATTGTTACTCAACAGGAAGGTAGAAATTTGATTCAGGCATGTCTGAACGCTcctgatgaagatgaagaggaagaggaagaaggtgatgaagaagaagacgtTGATGATGCGGgtgaaaataataacagaGGTGGATCGGtagataatattaatattgaTCCAAGAAATCATGATAATATGGTAAAtgttcaaaataataataatgttaaCATTGACCAATCTAATTTAATTAGCCAAGCATACCACccaaatcaaattcaatcacaaattcaacaacttGGCTTGCCAAATCCAGTCACAGATTTATTTAATCTGCCGACGAATGATCAATCCTTCCAGAACCAGAAAGTAGCTTATGGTAAAGTGGAAGATGTTCCAAACGGCAAGTATGCccaatattttgaacaaCAAAACCAAGTATAACCTTAAGGGTAGAAGACATCCTTTAAGTTTTCATTTTACATATTTTTTGTAACAcattttaatgaatatatacATAGACCACATTTATGGATGtaaaatcttctttttaCCTCCTGTTCTTTACAGATAAccatctaataatttaacaataaaaagaaaGTCGTGGAGACGTGCCTGTGGTCGTTATTCTGTTGTTGAATTGTGATCCTTCGTGTTCTGATTCACCAATATGTCGCCAAAAGAGTATACGGACAAAAAAGTATATTGATCATAATCTTGAGATCAATAATCTACGTAAATTAACCtgtaatattttgtatTGCACTTCACGTAAAAGAAGATGAGTTTTCCAAACACCTTATTTAAtgcaaataattttgattatAACTAATTAACATATTTTAAATAGTACAGGAAGGTTTAGCAATCATGAACCGAAAATGTTAATATACCAAGCatgtttccattttttaaaaaaaataaaatgcCATCTTAGTATAGTGGTTAGTACACATCGTTGTGGCCGATGAAACCCAGGTTCGATTCTTGGAGATggcaatttttttttttcttgaatgagTATAGTTGGAGAAGCAATGTTCACTTGGTTGTGTAGCAATTGAATGAGAGATACGTCCCCCTTTGGAAGTTGGacgattttttttttaatttattttaattgtattttgaattaaaaatgatggagataataaaaaaagttttataagaataaaaaagCTTTATCCACATATTTGAGTAAAATTGAATGGTTCGTTTATCTTACTAGGTAATGTTAGCACTGTTTGATTCAATCATTTTTATGAAAtacaattttctttttcttcttcttcttcttcttctttctttatatcATGTAATCATAATATCTAAACTAACAGAAAACATTCTTACATTTCATTTACTTATATAGTATCCCTTTGAACTAAAATGTCTTCTTACATAGGAACAATAGATAAATCCAAGACACGTCTACAGAAGCTCTGAAAATGGAGGGAAAAAATAGCTTTTATTTATAGCTCCataattaattcttttttttcGTCAAGGGGAAAACCAAGAAAAAACCACTAACGCCTGGTATAGTTTGAATTACTATATTTTCGATCTCTTATTACACTATTTTTTTAATCTAACTGTTTGGCAAAACTTCTGTACAATGATTGTGTTCACAACCGACCAAACATTTAAGCTTCTTCCATACTCTGTGAAAAGTCATGTCCAGTTTGGTGCCTTAGAACTATAttacaaaacaaaatatcTATGTGCTATATGAACAgtatctatatatatatatatatatgttgTATATGCATTTATGCTTCTTTTaatcatttaaaaaattaagcTGTTATCTGATCCAAGATGAAGGTATATTCACCTGAAGAGGGattataattttcaaaaaacgAGTTTTcccttttcttcaagttGGCAGTAAATCTCTTAACCAATGGGTGATTGAAATCCTTTATTGGTTTTCGGGTGGCCTTATCAGTTGCATAGCAGTGGTAAAGGGTCACTCTCGCACTAACATTGAGTCCCTCACCGATTTGGGGAGGATTAGAATAATTACCAAATGCGACAAAACTTTCCGGTTCAAATGCGATGATACCTTCACAAATGGAATTTAATGCTACATTAGATAGATCAACAGGTTTTAAAAATTCTACTTTCCCTACATCCTTGCGACCAACTACTAAATTCTTTACATGACGTAAATCTAGTAACGATGTTGATTCCAATGTCTCGAGCGAAGGTGAAATGTAGTAACCGTTatccaagaaagaaatatcatttttcaatggctTCTTATCCATGAAAGCTGTTGTATTTTCAGATTGTAAAGGTTCAATAATTGAAGTGGCTTTCATAGAGACGGGGGTTGAAAAggattcattattatctaaTTTCGGTTTTGTTGTTAGATCGGTTTCAAAATGATCATCAACTCCCTTTGGTTGTTGTTCTACACTAATAGTAGCACCATTACTTAATTGATTATCACCACTGCTTTCACTCGAACCAGCTGCCTTAGGTGTGGTGAACGAAATTTTCTTGACATCTTCTTTTCCACTACTTTCTTGCACCTTGGGGGGCgattttttcttattcaatACTAAATGCTTAAATGATTTCCTATCAGGGTTGAATAATAACGATGGAGTTGTTGACTTCTCCGATTTCAATAGTTTCATAGCCTCATTTGTGTTCGTAAATGAGATTAACGATACATTAGATGAAGACGAATTTGCTGATGAAAGCGAAGAAGATGTCGATTGTGTAGACGATTTCCCATTAAATTTGAGTAAAGAATCATTCTTGGCGCTCTTTGCTGCAAATAAAGGTTTTGGTGATGATCTATAAGCACTTGACAAAGTACCGTTCATCTTCACGTCAgctttaattttatttgcAGTCGGAACAGATGGTTTCGTAATTGAATCAGGAAGGTCAATTTTGGTAAATAGTTTATTATCCACTTGTTGGTTTTGCAATACGTTTGGAGTTGTTCCCACTTGTTGAGATTGATtgttattagtattattattattcaactGGAAACCTCCCTGAGCTGGCTTGGAATCAAACAACCCTGTAGAGTTACCTGTTGTTGTAGCACCAGCATTACCAAGACCTGTAGTGGTAGTATTTTTAGCACCAAATAGCCCACCAGTTCCGCTAGTTGTTGTACCTGGAGTTCCGGCAGGCTTGTTTCCAAACAAACCACCAGTGCTTGATTGACCAAGCGTACTTGTTGTAGCAGTTCCATTATTAAACAGACCTCCCTTTGGTGCAGTATTTGTCGAAGGTGCATTGAACATTGAACCAGAGTTCAATCTGTTTCCAAAGAGTCCACCTGCCCCAGTTGATCCTGctgtattattattcccTCCTAGAGTAAACGATGTATTTCCTGCCGTAGTAGCATTAGcgttattattgttgttattaaaTAAGCCTGTTCCACCTACAGTATTCGcttgattattattagcaGTAGTATTGTTAGCACCAAATAAACCTGTACTAGTAGTGTTGGCAGCATTGGTATTATTCTGGCCAAATAACCCTCCTCCTGTTGTTGATGATAAGCCGCCAATGCTTGGTGTAGCGCCGAATCcaggttgttgttgttgctgagAAGTTGGTGCAGCCCCAAACAAACCACCAGTGGTGGTTCCGGTATTTTTATTTCCGAACAGACCACCTCCAACATTGCTAGATTGTTGCTGTTGGTTGTTTTGTCCAAATAGACCTTGAGAAGTACCCGTTGGATTTAGGGCattgttttgttgttgctgtcCAAATAAACCGCCACCACTTGTCACTGGATTCTTATTTCCAAAAAGTCCACCGGCACCAGCACCACCTACTTGATTTTGCTGATTTGCATTCTGTCCAAAGAGACCACCAGTGGTAGTATTCTGTTGTTGGTTATTTGTCTGACCAAATAACCCACCCGAGTTGTTTCCTTGGGTCATATTATTTTGTCCGAACATGCCACCTGAAGTGTTGGCACCAAACCCTGAGGTTGCCTGCTGATTATTCTGTCCGAACAAACCTCCTGCAGGTTTATTACCAAATAGAGAGTTATTTTGCTGCTGTCCAAAACTGGATGTGTTATTTTGTTGTCCGAATAGTCCAGTTGaggtattattattattagtgttgttgttgttttgaGCTTGTTGTCCGAATAAACCACCACCTATACCAGTTCCTGGGGCTTTATTTTGAGACCCAAACattgaattattgttattaccGAACATGGATGTAGTATTGGcggtattattattattattattttgacCAAACatggaattattattagcaTTGGTATTTTGGCCAAACATTGAATTACCGCTGGATAGAGGGTTTGTATTTGGCTGTCCAAAGGGGCTATTTGTCTGCTGTTGCTGGCCaaaagtattattattctgtTGTTGTCCAAATAAGCCTCCACCAGTGGTTGTATTTGGTTGACCGAACAAACCACCGGTGGCACCACCAGCCTGTTGCTGCGAACCAAAAGTATTACCCAATTTCGATTGCCCGAATGTGTTTGTTGGATTAGCGTTTTGTTGAGTGCCAAATGCATTTGATTGTTGCCCAAACATATTACTACctgtattattattagtggCGGAGGCAGTATTTTGTCCGAATAACCCAGTGGATGGTTTATTCATCCCGAAGGGCGATGCATTGTTGTTCGCATTTGTATTACCAAGTGCACCAGTATTGGTATTTGCATTGTTATTCATCCCAAAGGTATTTGTACCTGCATTATTTGTTGCTCCAAAGGGATAATTATtctgctgttgttgttggcCTCCTCCAAATAATCCACCCGTAGAAGTGGGTCTATTTTGATTGTTGTTACCGAACATTGAATTTGCATTGTTATTTGTTGCACCAAACCCACCGAATCCTGAAGATGCATTTGattgttgctgttgattATTGTTTGCACCAAAAGTGGAGGAACCTGTGGAACCACCACCGAACGGTTGAGAGGTGTTTGCGCCTCCAAACATAGGCCGAGTAGATCCAAACATGATTGGGTCGTCAACTGTTCTTGCTCTTGtctcttcttgaatttaaagaagcTATGCTATTatccatccatccattCATACATTCCAGATGCTCGCTCATagttttttttcttgatttgGGAAAACGAGTCGCGTTATACGGCAAGGGTGTCACAGTAATAAGAACAAGTAAAAGTGCTATCTTATTAGACTAGTGTGCAATTGGGGGTGGTTCAGTTCTTGTGTATATATTGGGTAAGACCGGTTTACAGAGGGTCCCATGCACATACGAATAGTTGGCAAGTGAATGCGAATTTGTATGTTCTGGAGAAAGCAGTTCGCTCACCTGGTTGATGGCAAGCGCAGAACCAAGGGAACTGGAGTGGGCATCCCAGCATTGCAAGCACCTACGTATGTACATAGTGTAGTGTAGTGGCTGTACGATAGTGTACTGTAGTGCACAGAATACAGAAACCATAAAGGGTGAGAACGGTAACCACTGGCAATGAACGTGGATAACCAGGTGCCAAACAAATACCGCACCCGTTTCCACCACACCTCTTTTCAAAGACAGGGAATCTGGTACCAGTGGTTACATACAACACAACCGATGCCTGGAGTCCGTGAGTCTCCACAGAACCAcacacatatatatatatatggCCATCTCCCTTGCTCTTGCCCTTGCTCTTGCTCTGCCTCCTCCAACCATACGATAGGGAACGCAACGCAACACAACACAACATGAACTTCAACACCGCTACACTAAACTACCACCAGAACTACACCTTCCAGCCACTATCAGGTGCTCAATCGTCCAACGGCAGGTCTTCTGTCTTTTCTACACACGACATTGACACTGATGACTACTTCAATGACcccaaattgaaagaacTGGACGAATTCTACCAAAAGACGCTGCTCATGGATGAGGATGACGACGACAACTACTACAAATACGCTAATGTCAGTAACACTACTGCCTCCTCGCCAGAGATGCAGGTCGTGGACCCCTTCTTACCCAAGAAGACCCCCATTGCTAACCCATTCTTGACACACATCTTGACCAGAAAAGTCGATGACACCGCCTTGCAAGTGGATATTCACCCCACTTATGATCCAACCACTGAAGTGCTCCCATTGACCATTGAAAACTTACAGAAGTTATCCTTGGATAGTCTTGCTACTCCGCCACAACCCAGCAGAAGGAAGAGATTAAGAgcacaacaacagcagcagaagacgacgacgacgacggCCACTGCACCACCACCAACGAGACAATTGTACAAGACTGAATTATGTGAAACCTTCACGGTAAAGGGTTATTGCAAGTATGAGAGTAAGTGTCAATTCGCTCATGGTTTGGATGAATTACAAATTAAAGAACGTGCCAATAATTTCAGAACCAAAAATTGTAATAACTGGTTGAAATTGGGGTACTGCCCCTACGGTAACCGTTGTTGCTTCAAACATGGCGACAATAAGGATATCCAGATATATGTCAAAGCGGGAACTTATGTGTCCAGGCAAgaacaacagcaacagcaaaaCGAGCAGGCAAGCGCACACGTGAGGAAACCACGCCCTCATACCAATCCTATGATACTGAAGAGAATGAAATGGTAACGGCTTTTCAAACAACACAGcaattatttatttatttattaatttatctaCATAATAACGAAAGCAATAAACTAATacaatatttcaaaaacacAACGGGTTACCCGGGCGCAATTTTGGCCATTCTCAATATGCTGCTTAAActaaataattaaatacTAACAAGAGCAGCCATTGCAATGAATCCAATCTGCAATAGATAGAAGATTCAATTCCGCCGGTCAAAACCTCCCTACCCCATTAATGGCATCCAATACCGCAAGAGTCAGCACTCTGTACTCCACCAATGACTTTGTCTTACTGTCATTGCCAATGAACGTGAAACCGGCAACTTCACCAGATTTGGAAACGGACACTTGGCTACATCAAAGATTGATTAACGGTAAGGGTCTCGTATCCAATTTCCAGTTACCAGAATTTAAAGTCGGTTCTCTGGATAGTCTCATCGTGGAATCTGAAGAATTATCCAAGATCGATACTCAAATTGCAACGTCCATCGCcaagattattgaaatattgaatggGTTAAGCGAATCATCTACAAGCGCTTACAAGACATTACCCATAAATAACGTCCCAGTGCCacaatatttggaaaatttccaatggcaaacaagaaaatttaaactggataaatcaatcaaagaattaattcaattgatctCCAATGAATCTTCTCAATTAGACGCTGACGTGAGAGCCACATTCACCAATTATAACACTGCAAAGACCAATCTGGCTGCTGctgaaagaaagaaaactGGGGATTTATCTGTAAGGTCCCTACATGACATTGTTAAACCAGAAGATTTCGTCTTGAATTCAGATCATTTAACTACTGTATTAATTGCTGTCcccaaaaatttaaaacatgattttgaaaaaagttATGAATCACTATCCGCTAACGTGGTGCCTGGTAGTGCTGGTATCATTTCTCAGGATTCGGAATACATCCTCTACAACGTTCATCTGTTCAAGAAAAACGTTAACGATTTCATTAGTACAGCAAGAgagaaaaaatttattccTCGTGAATTCAATTATTCTgaagaattaattgatcaattaaagaaagaacaTGACTCTGCAGCATCATTGGAACAATCTTTGCGTGTTCAATTAGTAAGATTGGCAAAGACCGCTTACGTCGATGTCTTTATTAATTGGTTCCATATAAAGGCTCTACGTATTTACGTGGAATCTGTCTTACGTTATGGGTTACCACCACATTTCAATACAAAAATCATTGCTGTGCCACCAAAATTGATAACTAAATGTAAATCTGAATTGATTGATGCATTTGGTTTCTTGGGTGGTAATGCCTTCACTAAAGATAAAAAGGGGAAGATTGATAGTAAAGACACTTCATTGAATCAATACGCCAATTTGATCGATGCAGATTACGAACCTTTTGTCATTTACACCATCTCTCTCTAAAACCTAAAACcattataaataaataaataaataaataaatagttATATACtccattaataaaaaaCTATCCTACTGAtcttttttgtttttctgGCCTTATGTGAAAGCGGTGCTTTCCTGAAAAACATAGCACTACAAAATCAAGTAACCAACCCATTTCAtgaaacaaattgaaattgcCAGGCTAAGATAACAACAGATCCACAATATCAGCTGAGTAACAATGAATTGGGGATTTGCTTCTTCGTTTGCATCGTCTTCCTCTTCCAAGAATTCCTCATCCATGAGAACAATACCGTCTCAAACACCCCGTAACCATCATCAGAaaacacaacaacaacaaaagcaacaacaatatattGAACCTGTAACAATACGTACTCTGCTGAAAGTGAAACCAAACATTGCTAATAACACTAAAATAAAACCAAAACATTTAAACATAAAGGAATCCAATATCGTTGTATCCAACAATGAATACCAATTCGATTCCATATTCGATGTGGATTCCAAAGAGACGGAATTCTATGACAGTATAACAGATAACCTCATTGACGATATTTCTAAGGGATATAACACTACAATAATGACTTATGGCCCCACATCAAGTGGGAAATCACATGCTTTATTCGGTGATCCAGATTCCACCAATGACGGACTGATTAACCATATTGCAGATCGACTATTATTTCCTCAATGTGAAgacaatttgaaaactttatGTTCAATATCAATGTGGGAACTGTATATAGATAAGGTctatgatttattattaaacaatgGTAAACCTTTAAAAGTTCACGTTCATGGCGATCACATACGAGACCTACATCAGATTCATGTAACTTCTcctattgaaattaaagatacTCTCAAGAATGGGtataagaatatttcaCCACTACATCATTCAAAATCGCAAATATTTGTACGATTTGAAGTACAATGCATAGATAGAAAGGATGATGTTACTCGGTGTAGTTCCATCACTTTCATTGACCTTTGTGGGTCAGATTTATTAACGAAACAGAATGCATCCAAGCTTTCTTCTGAtgatattaagaaatttaatcaaatgatatatttgttgcaaaatttaattaaaacTTTACCGGAGGAACAATCCACAAATTCCTCCCATTTTAaggattcttcattaaacaaaatattgatggaTTATTTAGGTGGAGATACAAAGATGACTTTGGTTGTAGCAATAGATGGTAACACAGGTGGATATGAGGACGCCGTGAAACTAGGTGCAAAGGCAAAACTAATTAAAAACTATCCAACTATGAACAAGATTGGTTTAAATGCAAAGAGGAAAATGGATTTGCTGGTACAAGATATGAATGTTaaagaacaaaattatttagCCAAGATTAATTTGTTACAAACTGAAATtaaaacattgaaaactGAAAATGATTCGACAACAAATTCTACCTCCAATTCATTGGAGAATGCCCTTCAAGAAAACTCAAAACTAAAATTACAGTTGGAATCATTACAACAAATTTTAGGCACAATGTCTCTTGCAAAcccttcttcatcaaataaaaatgaaatgaacGAGCATGATGagttattgaaaaaattaatgtCTACATGTGAAGATGTCGCTAATTTACAATTATCTGTGGATAATGGGAAGCACATCAAtagaaaattaaagaaacaaatagATGCTAATTCATCAAAGGAAGATGTCTTTGAAACAATGAATAGTACCTTATTGAAACagattcaaaatcaagaaaaggaattggaGGAATTATTAACTGCAAATGCATCTTtacaaattgaatttgaaaacctGCGGAAAGTTTCTAATTCaagaaaggaaagaatAACACATCTTGAGAAAATACTAAAAGACCTACAAAATCATAATGTACAATCATCGTCTCCCGGTAAATCTCCAAAGCATTTGCCATCTAAACTTGCTACAAAGGTAGATTCAAATAGCCCACAAaatcattcattatttaagaCATCTTCCAAAacctcatcatcatccacGTCCAATTCGAACTCAAATTTGAATGCAAACACATCTTGGAGTGTGAGAAAAGCATCTACGGCAACAATAACATCAACCACCTCTCAAGATTCTCATACAGCACGCCCTATTAAGCGCGGAATAAACCTGCATTCTGTTAGAGTGGTGTCTGAGAGTACAATAGTCCCTGAACATTCTCCATGATTTTTAGTTTAAGATAAAGttatgtatatatatatttagCATAGTTCTATAAAGCGTTAAGAGGCATGTTTTCCTTCAACGgaatataataattgaGTTTGAATTAATGTTCATTATACTCTCAGCGGCTATCCGTTTATTTTGCTTCCGTTGGACACGAtctgaaaaaatattgaaattttaatttacATGATAGCGATGAGATGAGGCAAGACAAGTGAGGCTTCATTATATAATAGTTCATAAAGagtaataattttattgCATATTGAGTAGAGAAACCCAAAGGTCgttggaaaatg
The sequence above is a segment of the Naumovozyma castellii chromosome 8, complete genome genome. Coding sequences within it:
- the VMA5 gene encoding H(+)-transporting V1 sector ATPase subunit C (ancestral locus Anc_2.634), translated to MASNTARVSTLYSTNDFVLLSLPMNVKPATSPDLETDTWLHQRLINGKGLVSNFQLPEFKVGSLDSLIVESEELSKIDTQIATSIAKIIEILNGLSESSTSAYKTLPINNVPVPQYLENFQWQTRKFKLDKSIKELIQLISNESSQLDADVRATFTNYNTAKTNLAAAERKKTGDLSVRSLHDIVKPEDFVLNSDHLTTVLIAVPKNLKHDFEKSYESLSANVVPGSAGIISQDSEYILYNVHLFKKNVNDFISTAREKKFIPREFNYSEELIDQLKKEHDSAASLEQSLRVQLVRLAKTAYVDVFINWFHIKALRIYVESVLRYGLPPHFNTKIIAVPPKLITKCKSELIDAFGFLGGNAFTKDKKGKIDSKDTSLNQYANLIDADYEPFVIYTISL
- the NCAS0H03140 gene encoding MADS-box domain-containing protein (ancestral locus Anc_2.608), encoding MSEEQNIEKDDSIVADSPASNQKERRKIEIKFIENKTRRHVTFSKRKHGIMKKAFELSVLTGTQVLLLIVSETGLVYTFSTPKFEPIVTQQEGRNLIQACLNAPDEDEEEEEEGDEEEDVDDAGENNNRGGSVDNINIDPRNHDNMVNVQNNNNVNIDQSNLISQAYHPNQIQSQIQQLGLPNPVTDLFNLPTNDQSFQNQKVAYGKVEDVPNGKYAQYFEQQNQV
- the NUP100 gene encoding FG-nucleoporin NUP100 (ancestral locus Anc_2.610), which codes for MFGSTRPMFGGANTSQPFGGGSTGSSTFGANNNQQQQSNASSGFGGFGATNNNANSMFGNNNQNRPTSTGGLFGGGQQQQQNNYPFGATNNAGTNTFGMNNNANTNTGALGNTNANNNASPFGMNKPSTGLFGQNTASATNNNTGSNMFGQQSNAFGTQQNANPTNTFGQSKLGNTFGSQQQAGGATGGLFGQPNTTTGGGLFGQQQNNNTFGQQQQTNSPFGQPNTNPLSSGNSMFGQNTNANNNSMFGQNNNNNNTANTTSMFGNNNNSMFGSQNKAPGTGIGGGLFGQQAQNNNNTNNNNTSTGLFGQQNNTSSFGQQQNNSLFGNKPAGGLFGQNNQQATSGFGANTSGGMFGQNNMTQGNNSGGLFGQTNNQQQNTTTGGLFGQNANQQNQVGGAGAGGLFGNKNPVTSGGGLFGQQQQNNALNPTGTSQGLFGQNNQQQQSSNVGGGLFGNKNTGTTTGGLFGAAPTSQQQQQPGFGATPSIGGLSSTTGGGLFGQNNTNAANTTSTGLFGANNTTANNNQANTVGGTGLFNNNNNNANATTAGNTSFTLGGNNNTAGSTGAGGLFGNRLNSGSMFNAPSTNTAPKGGLFNNGTATTSTLGQSSTGGLFGNKPAGTPGTTTSGTGGLFGAKNTTTTGLGNAGATTTGNSTGLFDSKPAQGGFQLNNNNTNNNQSQQVGTTPNVLQNQQVDNKLFTKIDLPDSITKPSVPTANKIKADVKMNGTLSSAYRSSPKPLFAAKSAKNDSLLKFNGKSSTQSTSSSLSSANSSSSNVSLISFTNTNEAMKLLKSEKSTTPSLLFNPDRKSFKHLVLNKKKSPPKVQESSGKEDVKKISFTTPKAAGSSESSGDNQLSNGATISVEQQPKGVDDHFETDLTTKPKLDNNESFSTPVSMKATSIIEPLQSENTTAFMDKKPLKNDISFLDNGYYISPSLETLESTSLLDLRHVKNLVVGRKDVGKVEFLKPVDLSNVALNSICEGIIAFEPESFVAFGNYSNPPQIGEGLNVSARVTLYHCYATDKATRKPIKDFNHPLVKRFTANLKKRENSFFENYNPSSGEYTFILDQITA
- the SMY1 gene encoding Smy1p (ancestral locus Anc_2.633) gives rise to the protein MNWGFASSFASSSSSKNSSSMRTIPSQTPRNHHQKTQQQQKQQQYIEPVTIRTLLKVKPNIANNTKIKPKHLNIKESNIVVSNNEYQFDSIFDVDSKETEFYDSITDNLIDDISKGYNTTIMTYGPTSSGKSHALFGDPDSTNDGLINHIADRLLFPQCEDNLKTLCSISMWELYIDKVYDLLLNNGKPLKVHVHGDHIRDLHQIHVTSPIEIKDTLKNGYKNISPLHHSKSQIFVRFEVQCIDRKDDVTRCSSITFIDLCGSDLLTKQNASKLSSDDIKKFNQMIYLLQNLIKTLPEEQSTNSSHFKDSSLNKILMDYLGGDTKMTLVVAIDGNTGGYEDAVKLGAKAKLIKNYPTMNKIGLNAKRKMDLLVQDMNVKEQNYLAKINLLQTEIKTLKTENDSTTNSTSNSLENALQENSKLKLQLESLQQILGTMSLANPSSSNKNEMNEHDELLKKLMSTCEDVANLQLSVDNGKHINRKLKKQIDANSSKEDVFETMNSTLLKQIQNQEKELEELLTANASLQIEFENLRKVSNSRKERITHLEKILKDLQNHNVQSSSPGKSPKHLPSKLATKVDSNSPQNHSLFKTSSKTSSSSTSNSNSNLNANTSWSVRKASTATITSTTSQDSHTARPIKRGINLHSVRVVSESTIVPEHSP
- the NCAS0H03160 gene encoding uncharacterized protein (ancestral locus Anc_8.333); protein product: MNFNTATLNYHQNYTFQPLSGAQSSNGRSSVFSTHDIDTDDYFNDPKLKELDEFYQKTLLMDEDDDDNYYKYANVSNTTASSPEMQVVDPFLPKKTPIANPFLTHILTRKVDDTALQVDIHPTYDPTTEVLPLTIENLQKLSLDSLATPPQPSRRKRLRAQQQQQKTTTTTATAPPPTRQLYKTELCETFTVKGYCKYESKCQFAHGLDELQIKERANNFRTKNCNNWLKLGYCPYGNRCCFKHGDNKDIQIYVKAGTYVSRQEQQQQQNEQASAHVRKPRPHTNPMILKRMKW